The sequence GGCTTTCACGTGTCTCTTTTGACATTTTACAATGACGCCGTCAACTCCTTTTATccttttgttctcttaactaaaattatgtaatttattttagtcTTTTGAAACTTGTTATCGCCGCCCTTCACGCTCCTAGCATTTTCATAGTCGCTTTTGTTACTTTATATatagtacaaaaaaaagaaggtaatcAGCCTGAATTACAATTTGATTGCCGACATTAAAAGAAAACTGTTCACTGAAACTTCAAAGAGAAAACCAAATTCAGTTTGTGAGGAATTTGATTGAGGCTTTCATCATAATGGATTGTTATACACATATGATCACAGACATGTTACATCATAATGGAGTGTTAGCTTTTCTTGTCAACGGATCACAAAATAGTAAACGTTAGGACTTCGGAgtatcaaaagaaataaagtaCAATTACCATATTTATAGAgttatgttcctttttttttttcttttgaacaaatTATATAGAGTTATTTTCTATAATGATTTTCatcgttttaacttttaaatcaAAGCTTCTCTTAGcgttaacttttttctttttctgaaatttttcaGTTGTCTGGTAATTAACTTTGTCTTAATTAATGGGCTCAAGTAAAGGCCTGATCAAAATGACACGAAAATATCAActctaaaattaatttgaatggCACGTTGGTACATTAACTCTAAAAAATTCGCGACTTGCTACCTTACGAAGAGCATGGATGATATTGATGGATTCGTAACATTTATCCAATAGTAAAAACTGCCACACCATGCATTCCATTAATGAGTAAATATCACtgcaaaaaatattatatgaaatttaatattagacATTATAATGCtactttgaaatattttacagAATAAGTAACAATGATAActgcaaaaatatattatttaatgatCATATTTTGAATACACAACTGCaatcaaattttgaatatttgctAACataatctatctatatataaaaagacaacACACattgccaacaaaaaaaaaagttacataacatattaaaacaaaaaagggaacTAAGAAAAAATATCTTTGCGAACGATTAGCGAATATACATGATGcagaacaaagagaaacaagagGTCTCCGCCACCGTCTCCACGTCATCATACTCCACCATAGTTTCACGGGCGAGGATTCTCTTGTCCCTCTTGAGAATCAATCCTTTTGGTAAGCTAACAACGAGTGAcctagacaaaaacaaaacgccGCTGTTTAGCGTTTTCAGCGGCAGAACTGAACTCTACTCGTTCCCGGTGTCACAATCGGAGGCAACGGCAAGAGTTCAAGAAAACGTTAGCCAGTTCATCGGGAACTACATTTCTGtctttgtcatcttcttcttaatatCTCTGTACAAGCAGACGACACCATTTTTAGTGCTGTTAGCGAGTTTTCCGGTTACGGATTATCTCGACAATTTGATTGTTAAAAAAGGACTTGATCAAGTTTACCCCTTCATTCGTCGTttgctcttcttcatctccaaatTAGGTTGATAAAGAAACAAGTACTATACTTAATACTTTTTGTGGACATAATGCAAGGCAAAATATCTCTTGACGATCGTTGTTGTACGAATGTTGTTTTGCAGGAATATCGGCTCTTCTTATGCGTAGAGAAGTTGTTATCGCTTTTTTCTCGTCTCTTCTTGCTGCTTACttaagtacaatttttttttaatctctttctaTGTCTCTCTTATTTAAATGTAGGCGCGTTACGTATACTTgggaattaatttttttgttttggtatatgTTTGTAGTGATGTTATTGCACGGAGCGTTAAGGAAGTTGCGTGATTGAGACTTGGAATCTTCTAAAAGACTTTTGGGTTTTATCGCTTGGGACGAACTTAGCAATATTaacaactaaatatatgtattaagaCAATGATTATCAAATTACTAAACAAGAAAGCTATTCATNCTTCATTCGTCGTttgctcttcttcatctccaaatTAGGTTGATAAAGAAACAAGTACTATACTTAATACTTTTTGTGGACATATGCAAGGCAAAACATCTCTTGACGATCGTTGTTGTACGAATGTTGTTTTGCAGGAATAGCGGCTCTTCTTATGCGTAGAGAAGTTGTTATCGCTTTTTTCTCGTCTCTTCTTGCTGCTTACTTaggtacaattttttttttaaatctctttctATGTCTCTCTTATTTAAATGAAGGCGCGTTACGTATGATTgggaattaaaatttttgttttggtgtataTGTTTGTAGCGATGTTGTTGCACGGAGCGCTAAGGAAGTTGCGTGATTGAGACTTGGAATCTTCTAAAAGACTTTTGGGTTTTATCGCTTGGGACGAACTTAGcaatattaacaatatataatatgataactaaatatatgtattaagaCAATGATTATCAAATTACTAAACAAGAAAGCTATTCATAAACATTAACATAAGTAATTTAAGGAAATGATTATCAAattacatttttgtaaaaatacaaataaacaaaattagcCAAACCCtttaataatacaaacaaacaaataagccCAACCCTTTAATAATACACAACTATGAATAGAATTTCCTCTTGAAAACTTGGGGAAGACaaattgaaaaagtaaaaacaaatttgtaaaaataaaaaataaaaaccaaaggagagaaagaaaaaagaaatccagaaatacattttaaaaatattttatgcacataaataccaaaaattaacgcatcaataaaataaaaaaaaacaaaaaaaacacacatgcCAATGCATTCTATTTGTAGCTAGGTTGTCTCAGGGTGGGAGCTTAAAGATCACGTGATGATTGGCCTAGNAGTAAGAATCAGATGATAAATCCAAATGAACAGAAGATATCTAAAGCAATGTAAagatatatgcaaaaaaaaaaaggtgatggCTAGTACAATTCCGAGAGGCAACCTTTCAAGATAATATGAANagctttaaaatcaaaatcttcattGAAGTCAGCGAAGTAGTCAAAGTTCCAAGTTCAAGAAAAATTGTTCCATATCGAACAAACCTTGAGAGTAAGAATCTGCCCAGTGGGCTAACATTTGTGTTGGAACTAAACTCCTTgttatcttgttttcttttgttcactACATCGTCGGGTGTGGTTTTGGCAAAAACACGGACCGCCATGTCATGCAAATCTTTCACCGAAGCTTCTTTTGAACTGTTACGGATTTATGGTTTTTCTCACATTAAGTATATTCACAATCAGATGACCAAACAAGTGTTTTCTCTATGTGTTGTTTAAAGTTTCATGTACCTTCCTAAAAGTTCAATCAGCTTGGCAACAAAAACTTCACAAGAACCAGGTTTTTCACGTTCCATCGTCACAAAGGATCTCAACACTGTACGCCCAATAGATTCTTTTGGATCGTCACCAAGAGCCTACACCATGAACCAGAAGACATGATCATTTCgctattaattttataaaacacTAAACCTACTCGCAAGTCGCAACTCATTTTTATACGCAAGTGAAAAAGATTAGATTGTAGTTTTATAGTAGCATTACCTCTTTTAGGGACGGTATGAGCAATACTGACAATGATGCAGGCAATGAATCCCATTTggactcatcttcttcatcactcaCTTGTTCTGAACTTGGGCGTGCTTTTTGTTTACTAGACTCATCGCCAGAGTTTCTGCATAAATTGTAGCTTCGTGTTAGAAATGAGCATACTACATTCTCTGAGCATGAGAAGCTAGGATCTACATTCACCCTGAATAATCAGAATCATCAGCACTTTGTTCCCTTCTTCGGTTAACCGTCCCATCATTATTGTTCTTCCTTATTCCAAGTCTTTCTCTAGCATTTCCCCTTCTGAAGCCTGCGTCAAGTGCTGCCTTTGCCTGAAAGAAGTATTGAATTCAAGAGTAAGAATCAGATGATAAATCCAAATGAACAGAAGATATCTAAAGCAATGTAAagatatatgcaaaaaaaaaaaggtgatggCTAGTACAATTCCGAGAGGCAACCTTTCAAGATAATATGAAGATTAAAAGGGATAAACAAACCTCCGCGAGATTTGCGATGCTATCTTCTGAGGCACTGGAAGTTCTCTCTTGAATCCCTAGTCTAGATTTTGGGGTTCGAGGTGATCCAGAGTCATCGTACTGTCCACGAACAACAACAGTTCCACTTGCTGAAGCATCATGAAAAGGTGTATACCTGCCGCTAGACTAACAAAGTAGAAATGGAATCTTTCATAAGCCTCAGAGCTTATTTAATTTCTGTAGATGATGTTAGAAAGGATCCAGGAACTTCATACCCCAGAGCTTTGTTCACGGAATATTGAAGATGATTGAGAACTTCTTGGGGTTCTTATGACAACAGTTCCCGATCCACTGAGCAATGAATCATCCTGGAATTAGAAGGACAAggtacaaaacatatatatgttaccGTATCCTCATTCTGAAGAATACATAGACATACAATATAGTAATCCTAGACGTGAAACTTAAAAACTAGATCCCTGCAGTAGAAATGATTACCCAAGTTACatgaaacatatatatcatgATATGCTTTAGAATATAATTTTCAAGTGCAACAGTAACAGGAAGAAATCGTGTCAAATAAGACGAGCTGCATCTGGCACACAAGAGGCAAATGATCTTACTTCTTCGTTGAAGCCATCTTCATGGTCATTCCGAAAAGGATGTCTTCTGACAAAACCTCCATCAGAGGCTTCAGAAGTTTTACTACCAGTCGCAGATGACCATTGATTTCCACTAGCTCTTGTTGTTCTTTGCGAAATATGATTAGAAGAAACTTCTTGGCGCCTCTCTCTCGCTTGAGGAGGTTTTAAAGCACGAACTGTTCCAATACTCTGTGACCCCCCAACGCTAAAGTCCCATCCAGCATTTTTGACAGTATTCCCCTGAAAACTGTGGGTACGAGTTAATAGAGATTTTTTCAAACAAGTAACAGAAGAAACCCCAAGCCCAGAACATTCATCGAACCTAGATCCAGGAGTGCCTTGGCTTCTTTCATCTCTAGCCACCCTAACAGTACCAGATGATTGAACTGGAGTTTCGGGACCATTCCTAGGTGTCTCTTCATCCTCTTTTACTTGGTACTTTGGCCGCTCTCTTTAAAGAGGAAAAAAGGACAGAACAACAATCGTGCTTATTCTGGATTTTCTTTTGgcatataaaatatcaaaataaacatACGGCAAAACCATCTAAATGTTGCTTTTGACCTTATCCTCTCAAGAAGTTTCGGGCTTTTCCTAGCATTCTTAATAAATCTGTGTTTGATAAGTTCTTTAGCACTTGGTCTCTGAAAGTATAAGACTTGAATAAGAGATCTTGAAATCCCACTGCTTCTggtaaaagaaagcaaagattACAAGGATTGCATTATAAATACCTCAGCAGGGACCTTCTTCAAGCATAATGAAACAAACTCCTTGACCGGACGGGAAAAATGCTCATCTAACTGCACAGAAAAGAAAGAACGTTAAACATTAAAGGCGGCTTCACAATCAAGAAATGGCAGTGCCACAATTTCACTGCGGTAAAGCACACAAACCAGCTGCATCACTTTATCAtgattaaaatgaaaaaatgtgaAACCTGAGGTGGATTTTCCCGAGGAATGATAAAAAGCACTCTCATAGGATGAAGGTCAGCTAGGGGAGGTTCTCCTTTTGCCATCTCAATAACCGTAATTCCGAGCGACCAAATATCTGCCTACAATGACAACAATCCCAGCAACAGAAACAcaattgccaaaaaaatattagatttgcTGAAACATAAGACATGTAAAGCTAGAAGAGGTGAAGATCAGCATATAGACGAGATACCTTCTCATTATACCCTTCTGAGTTTTGAATCACTTCTGGTGCCATCCAAAATGGGGTTCCTACAAAAGTCTGTCATTGTTTAACATATCAGCGCACACAACCGAGATGAGAATGAACGAAAATTCTAAACCCTCAGCAGAGAACTATAGAGTTATCCGAATTGATAAGAGAAGCTTTTTGTTAAGGCCATCTTTCAGAAGATCTCTtctaacatataaatatttccATAACTGAAACATGCACATGATTCTACTATGTAAGGCTGTAGATGAGAAATTGGAACTGGAGCTGCAGATAGGCTGTATAATAATAGTGACCTAGTGCATTGGACTATTCAAGAGTAATCATAGTCCGTGGAAAACTTAATTCAGTAAAAGTCAATAGACCGCAAGCAGCAAAATCTAAACAAGGAGACCAGAAACTTCATTACCAGCCCTCCCCATATATTATGGGGACATAAAAGATACATTGCACATCAGAAAGTTGAATCAGTaacaagaatcaaaatcaacagTGATCATTGGCATAGTAGTAAGCACCTTCCTTTTTGATATTGTCCGCGTTAGCTGAGCAGACACACCAAAGTCCGCCACCTGATACAGAGTGAAAAGGATGTTGAGGATGAAGCTCATACAACTAATTCTTGAAACAGAAGATATTGAAGATTTGACTGCtataataaaagtaacaaaaaaccTTAACATCTCCATTCTCGGTCAACAAAATATTAGCAGCTGCAAAGAAGGGAAGAAAGATGTTTTATGCACCAAGCAGTTAAAAAGCACACTTCATCACATAAACCACAGTAATTATATTAACGCACACAAAACCTTTAACCTTTAATGTCTCTGTGGATCTTTCCCTCATTATGCAAATATTCAACAGCATGAAGCAGATCGCGTGTGATACACGCGATTGATGTTTCATCCAACGGATTACCAGATTGAAGCTGCGCAAGATATATCACTTTTGAGAATTATAAGTTGTGTCAGAGAGAATATAAGTACAGGACGCATATCTCCACCGTGCGTGCATCACCACACACAGAGTTATACTTCCAAATTCTTTTAAGTTCTGACTACAAAAGTAGTGAGTTGACATACAAGATCAGCAACAGAGCCACCAGCCATATATTCCATGATGATCCACAACTTGGTGTGATGAAGATAAGAACCATAGTATTCGGTAATATACGGGAAACGACATTGGGACAAGACTGAAATTTCCTGgggtcaaacaaacaaaaatgagcACTACAATCCCTACACACAAATATTACGCATAGAAAATTACGTCAATCAAGAAGATACCTTCTGAATATCTTCGATCTCATCTTCTCTGTCAGATGTCAAGTAAAAAAGGTTAGTTAGAAAATTACTGAGGAGGATTATGGTATGCTTAACCAAACACACTATAACTAACAGCTGAATGTATAAGTCTAGTAAAAGCTAAGGAAAGATTACTGCCCTTTATCCTTTGAGAATCATGAACAAAACATTCATCGAGTTATAAAATGTAATTAGTCAACTTATATCCAAAACCTTAAGAGAAGAAGTGCATATATGACAAGAAAGAagttaaaatagaaaatgtacTCACGATTCTTCCAAGTCGATTACTTTAATGGCAACTTCTTTATTGAGGTCCTTATCAAACCTGATAAGCAACAGCACCAGCTcagcatacaaaaaaaaaaaagatgacttTTATCACATGAAATAATTAGATAAATGCTCAATCCATTTTTCCAAACTGGATACTTACGCTTTATAGACATCACCAAAAGATCAATTTCCAATCAACTCAATCTGACTAAATCTGGCTCCAGCTGCCTCTTGTAAACCCGCAACATCTTCCATCTCCACATACAAGGAAAAAACACTCTCTCTACTCTCCCACTGCAAACACtatattgataaaaataaataagccAATAACAACACAATCAGAGAGCAGAGTAGCAGACTATAACAATTATCACCAATCCCTCCCTCCTCTTCTCCCTAGAGCTAAACTCACCCCACAAAAGAATCAAAGCTGCAACGTTTACTCAATAACACGAACTTCACgaaagtaaaagcaaaatgCAAACTTNaaaaaaaaaaaaaaaaagataaagacttTATCACATGAACTAATAGATAAAAATGCTCAATTCCATTATTCCAAACTGAGATCAATAGATACTTACGCTTTATAGACATCACCAAAAGATCCTCTTCCAATCAACTCAATCTGAGTAAATCTGGCTCCAGCTGCCTCTTGTAAACCCGCAACATCTTCCATCTCCACATACAAGGAAAAAACACTCGCTCTACTCTCCCATTGAAAACactatattgataaaaaaataaatagccAATAACAACAAAATCGGAGAGCAGACTATAACATTTGTAACTACCAACACCTCCCTAGAGCTAAACTCACCCCACAAAAGAATCAACCCTGCAACCTTTTTTACTCAATCAATAACACGAACTTCACgaaagtaaaagcaaaatgCAAACTTGAATTAAATGCGAGAATCCCTTTTActcaaagcaaacaaaaaaaaaaaaaaaaaaaaaaaaaaagacaaaagagaatgtaaaattgcaaaaaatcTGGCAGTTTGGTGGATTCGAGGAAGTGAGTGACAGCTGACCTATACAAAATTGCAACTAGCCACAAATTGAAAAAGACGTCACTGGGTTCTAGCTTATCCCGTTCGATCAATCAGATAAACGAAATTCAAATTCTCAAAAGTTGAGGATCGATGCAACTTACAAGGTGATTCGACAAACAAGACGAACGGTTACTATGGGATCTCTTTGTTGCTCTTTCCTTTCGTTTGCTATAGCATTTTCTGAGAAACCCACTCTTGAGTACCAAGAGATCGAGGAGACACTCTTGGCAGCAGATATGAAGAAGTGTCCTCGTTTTGTTGATGATTGTTCACTCactttttttgaccaaaaaaaaaatatatatttatatcagaGCCAGGTTCAGAAGAACTACCCAGCCCAAGTTAAAAGCCCAATAGTCTCCAAACCTGATTTAACGGCCCTCATAAAAATTGAGAATAATTTCTTAGCCGATCACATATATTATTACAACATATTTTTCGTTAATCTATagtctatactaataaaaataggACCTATAAGCTTTTTAAGCTGTCCACTTAGaattttaaaccaccaatagggattagacacttcactaattatttttttttaattttccttaattttctatattaaaaattattttaaataacatatcagGATTTGTCATGTcattacagatttttttttgaaaaagaaagttttaaatttatagaaataaaataactatgtataataatatcccacattggctagaaaatttttagacaatggttcagaaccagtttaaataagattaatatgctttcaataacgaatgagcaggaaaacttgatttatcatgcgtccaagtttatttggtttgatccagttttttatttgatcaaattaaaactttaaaaagtttcaaaaaaaaatattataatatttaaaaattttaaaaatttaaatattataaatattaaaacttttaaaagttcttagcttttaaaaagtttttatatattataattttaaaattttaaaagtttaaaatattataaatattataatttttaaattttaaaagtttaaaatattataaatattaaaacattttaaaaggttcaaattttatatttcgaaaccttttaaaatttaaaaatattataaatatctatactaataaaaagtagaagctataagctcctaaaggcgtctacataggatttaaaacctccaattgtgattagatatgtcactaattaacattttttaaaattttcagaattttgtatattaagaattattttaaattctatcaggatttgacatgccattcattaacattttttgaatttccagaattttttagattttttttttaaaaaatttatggaaataaaagaactatatacaatatcccacatcggctagaaattttttagacaatggttcagaaccattataaataagattaatatgctttcaacaatgaatgagcaggaaagcttgatttattagGCGTccagtttcaaaaaatatattagaatatttcaaatttttaaaagtttaaatattataaatattgaaacttttaaaagtttttagcttttaaaaagtttttaaatattataatttttaaattttcaaagtttaaagtattataaatattgaaactttttaaaatgttcaaattttatatttcgaaaccttttaaaattttaaaatattataaatattgatgtaatacataaattatcttatttatctacgtttgtgctttttatttcttatgagctgtaaaatatatttttgtgtattattttatagatgagttgatattctttcattaattttttatttttatcttattttttatttttatgaaaaaagaaatgattttgtttttggagtttgatgatttaacaagttgtgtggtagtctaaaaaaaatgttttttcagtggaagaatgtgaagaagttgacgaggaagaagaataaaaagagtataacgaagaaccatacggtaaaagtaacgatgacaattaccacaaaatttcacaatgaaaatgacaaaaaaaaaatatgaagaataagaaaacatggaataaaaaacacgaaaacataggtcataacgatcaattaaatatgaaaacgagttaaattcatgatgataaaattgtttcgtttttctggtggtcaaaaaaattgtttaggatatgtgaggtcatcagtttgattcgcctcgcctcgacgtcgagttaaattcatgattttttttatcagatttgattttagaacacaactgatttttaaaattttaaaaaatgtgtatcttaaatttaatttttttctttaatactaatttaaattttttttataaaataatattttattaccatcatcaattatatataattttcatcaaaatatatcaaaaaaccctagtttttaaTAAAACCCTAGCATTTTAGGTGCATTACAAGAGAAATATGGGATTAAACAAATAATCTCTGTTCAGAgattctcctcttttttttttaatcactgcTCCTTAACTCCTTTTTTGGCCATCCCGGATAAGATTATACTACAAAATAAACTCCTCGAAGGATACGAATATCCTACTTAAAAGGACATATACAAAACTCATGAAACGGTAGTAAAGGTCTAAAGGATAGAACAGACCTTACCATATggaaaaatttataatttttcgtGTATTATAATGGTAAAGCTTgaaccaacttttttttttttcagcttgaACCACAACTTATTAGAAATGTTTTACAAaacttcactatatatataagtatacgATTCTTTTTAAGATACAAGAAAACTaatcatcgttttttttttcaacaaca comes from Camelina sativa cultivar DH55 chromosome 19, Cs, whole genome shotgun sequence and encodes:
- the LOC104765346 gene encoding PRA1 family protein H-like: MMQNKEKQEVSATVSTSSYSTIVSRARILLSLLRINPFGKLTTSDLDKNKTPLFSVFSGRTELYSFPVSQSEATARVQENVSQFIGNYISVFVIFFLISLYKQTTPFLVLLASFPVTDYLDNLIVKKGLDQVYPFIRRLLFFISKLGISALLMRREVVIAFFSSLLAAYLRIAALLMRREVVIAFFSSLLAAYLAMLLHGALRKLRD
- the LOC104767524 gene encoding serine/threonine-protein kinase 3; the encoded protein is MEDVAGLQEAAGARFTQIELIGRGSFGDVYKAFDKDLNKEVAIKVIDLEESEDEIEDIQKEISVLSQCRFPYITEYYGSYLHHTKLWIIMEYMAGGSVADLLQSGNPLDETSIACITRDLLHAVEYLHNEGKIHRDIKAANILLTENGDVKVADFGVSAQLTRTISKRKTFVGTPFWMAPEVIQNSEGYNEKADIWSLGITVIEMAKGEPPLADLHPMRVLFIIPRENPPQLDEHFSRPVKEFVSLCLKKVPAERPSAKELIKHRFIKNARKSPKLLERIRERPKYQVKEDEETPRNGPETPVQSSGTVRVARDERSQGTPGSSFQGNTVKNAGWDFSVGGSQSIGTVRALKPPQARERRQEVSSNHISQRTTRASGNQWSSATGSKTSEASDGGFVRRHPFRNDHEDGFNEEDDSLLSGSGTVVIRTPRSSQSSSIFREQSSGSSGRYTPFHDASASGTVVVRGQYDDSGSPRTPKSRLGIQERTSSASEDSIANLAEAKAALDAGFRRGNARERLGIRKNNNDGTVNRRREQSADDSDYSGNSGDESSKQKARPSSEQVSDEEDESKWDSLPASLSVLLIPSLKEALGDDPKESIGRTVLRSFVTMEREKPGSCEVFVAKLIELLGSSKEASVKDLHDMAVRVFAKTTPDDVVNKRKQDNKEFSSNTNVSPLGRFLLSRFVRYGTIFLELGTLTTSLTSMKILILKLFILS